The DNA region TTGATCTCGATCTCGCCCGCGGCGGGCAGCACCTCGCCGGGGATCATCCGATGGCCTTTCTGATGGCGGCCACGATCTCTGTGCCGAAGAGCCCCAGAAGCCCGCCCAAGAGGATCGCGAAGGCAGACACGGTGGACGCCGAAAGCGCCACGAGGATGCCCACGACGAGCAGGCAGACCGCGTAGGACAAGGCCAGCGCGTCCTCCGTCTTGATGTCGATCTTATCGAGCAGGACCTTTTCCAGTGCGCCCACCAAGGGCTCCTGCACGAGGCGGGAGGCAAATCCCGCGGCGATGGCCAAGATGAATGCAAGCATGGTCGCTACCTTATTGGATGGTGAACGGTGACGAGCTTGGTGCCGTCCGGAAAGGTGGCCTCGACCTGCACGTCGTGGATCATCTCGGCGATGCCCTCCATGCACTGGTCCGCGCGGATGACGCCCGCCCCCGCCTCCATGAGATCGGCCACGGAACGGCCGTCGCGCGCGCCTTCGACGACAAAATCGGTGATGAGGGCGATGGCCTCGGGATGATTGAGCTTCACCCCCCTTTCCAGCCGCCCACGGGCCACCATGGCCGCGACGGAGACGAGGAGCTTGTCTTTTTCTCTCGGTGTCAGGTTCATCTTAAGTCCTTCAGACGGCCCAGACGCGGGGCAGATGCCCGCCGGTGAGCTGGCGCAGCACGGGGGCGAGCGCGGTTTTGAGTGGCCAGAGGTCAGGAAATGCGCCGCGGATGACGCATTTTCCGCCCCAGGCGGAGGCATGAAGACCGGGCGGCAGATCGAGGGCGATATCCTCGGCATCAGGGCCCCAGTAAAGAAGCGTGGCGATGGCCCGCGCGTCGCGGAGCCCGGCCGCCTTGCCGATGAGGCGCGCATCGAGGGCGAGCGCGTCTAGCCATTGCAGCCCGTCCGCGTGAAGCTCGCGGCGGTCCATGAGACGGAAGCTCGAGAGCCGCTCCCCCATGGCCGCGCGACCGAAGACAAGCATTTCGAGCGCAAGCACGCGCGCGCCGGGCGCGGCCTCGATGACCGTCCGACGGCGGAGGGCCGATGCGTCGAAGAGGATCGTTTCCTGGGGCAGCCAGAAGAGCGTGGCGCCCGGGCCCGCGCGCAGGGTGACGTCCACCCGCGCGTCCGCCCCGGTACTCGCATAAGAGCGTTCGGCGGTCTGCGTCGTCAGCATCAGCGCGCCGTCATCGATGCTGGCATCGAAGGCGAAGCTGTCTCCGCCGGTGAGCCCACCCGCCGTGTTGAGAAAGACTGCCTCTGGAAAGGCGCCGTGGCACGCGGGGATCATCACCTTGCCGGAGCCGGCCTGCGACAGCCCGGTGATCCGCCGACCGCGGAACGCGACGCGCGCGCGCCCGCGTGCGCGCTGCATGGCGCGCGGCTGGCTAGGCTGCGGCAGGTCGAACATCGCTCCCCCAAGTCGTCTCGGCCCCACGTTAGGCGCAGGGAGCCGCGCCTCGCAACGCCCATGGCCCGATCCCGCACGACGCGCGGGCAATTGCCCAAGGATTGGGCACTCATGCCCGTGCATTCGCAGGCTGGCCCCCCTGCCCGTTCCGCGCTACGAGCGGGCCATGGTGCAAGAGCTCACGATCCGCCGCCCCGATGACTGGCACGTCCACTTTCGCGACGGAGAGATGCTGCGCGGCGTGCTGCCAGAGACCGCCCGGCATTTCGGACGCGCGATCGTGATGCCGAACCTCGTGCCCCCGGTGCTCACCGGTCAGGATGCGGCTTCGTATCGCAAGCGCATCATGGCTGCGCTCCCGCCGGAGATGGCCGGCTTCCAGCCGCTGATGACGCTCTACCTGACCGAGGAAACCGATGCGGGCGACCTCGCCGCCGCCCATGCCGCGGGCATCGTGACGGCCGCGAAGCTCTACCCCGCGGGGGCCACGACAAACTCTGCCTCGGGCGTGCGGGATTTCGACCGCGTCCGGCCCGTGCTCGAGCGCATGGCCGAGATCGGGATGCCGCTCTGTGTCCACGGTGAGGTGACCGACCCCGCCATCGATATCTTCGATCGCGAGGCCGTCTTCATCGACCGCGTGCTCGACCCGATCCGCCGCGCCGTGCCCGCGCTGCGCGTGATCATGGAGCATATCACGACGTCAGAGGCGGTGACCTACGTGGCCAGCGCGAGCGCCAATCTCGCAGCCACCATCACCACGCATCACCTCATCATCAACCGCAACGCGCTCTTCAAGGGCGGCATCCGGCCCCATTACTTCTGCCTGCCCATCGCCAAGCGCGAGACCCATCGCAGCGCTCTCGTGAAGGCCGCAACGAGCGGCGACCGGCGGTTTTTCCTCGGCACCGACAGTGCGCCCCATGCCACCGACGCCAAGGAAAATGCCTGCGGCTGCGCGGGCATCTTCACGGCTACGAATACGATGAGCTGCCTCGCCCATGTCTTTGAGGCCGCCGGCGCGCTCGACCGGCTCGAGGCGTTCACGTCGCTCAACGGGCCACACTTCTACGGGCTCGCGCCCAACGAGGCGACGATCACGCTGGAGAAGGTCGCGCCGGACTACCCGACACGGATCGAGACGGGCGCAGGGCCGGTGATCCTCTTTGATCCCGAATTTCCGCTTGCGTGGCGCGTGCGGTGACGTCTCAGGCGGCACTCCGGGAAAGACACTTATGGAAAGATGAAGGAGCGCAGCGATGAGCTTTGCATCGAAAGAGGAAATGGCGCGCCTGACAGCGCGGATGCTGCTTGAGATCGGCGCGGTGAATTTTCGCCCAGAAGAGCCCTACATCCTCGCCTCTGGCAGGCCGTCGCCGTCTTACATCGATTGCCGGAAGCTCATCTCCTTTCCCCGGATCCGCAGCACGCTGATGGATTTTCTCGTGGCCACCGTCATGCGCGACGCGGGCTTCGAGGCCTTTGACAACATCGCGGGCGGCGAGACGGCGGGGATCCCCTTTGCCGCGCTCGTCGCCGAGCGGATGGCGCTTCCGATGACCTACGTGCGCAAGAAGCCCAAGGGCTATGGGCGCGGGGCACGGATTGAGGGCCACATGGCCGAGGGCGAACGGGTCCTGCTCGTGGAAGATCTCACGACCGATGGCGGCTCGAAGCTCTCCTTCGTCGATGCCATCCGCGAGGCGGGCGCGGAGTGCGGCCACACCGCGGTGATCTTCTATTACGGGATCTTCCCCGAAACGGAGAAGACGCTTGGGGATCACGGGGTGAATCTGCACCATCTTTGCACATGGTGGGACGTGCTGGCCGAGGCGCGGGCGCAGGGCGCCTTCTCCGCGCAGGCGCTTGAAGAGGTTGAGAAATTCCTTCACGCGCCCGCGGAGTGGCAAGCGGCCCGGATGTAGGCCGCGAATTGTACACATGATTTTTGCACGCCCCGGATCGTGGATAACTCGCTGATTCTGCGCGCAAAGAATTCATCATGTTGCGGTTTGCGGCGAAGCTGACCCCAAATATTGATTGCTTACGCAACGTTAATTTGTCACCCTCCACTGTATGGGCCGGGTTACTCACAGATTTATCAGAGGTTCCCAACGCACCCGCGCGTGGCTAATCACTCCCGCATTGAGGAGCGCAGCATGAACGAGATCGCCACGCTGACGGGGGCCATTCAAAGCGCCTCCGCAGACCAAATGCCCCATTCCATCGAGGCCGAGCAGCAGCTTCTCGGGGCGATCCTGACGAACAACGATCTCTACGATCGCGTGGCATCCGTCATTGGGCCGGAGCACTTCTACGATCCCGTCCATGCCCGGATCTGGGAAACGGCGGCCGCGCGCATCACCAAGAATGCGCTGGCCTCTCCGGTGACGCTGAAGGCGTTTCTCGAGGACGATGAGGGCCTCAAGGAGCTTGGCGGACCGGCCTATCTGGCGCGGCTCGCCGGGGCCGCGATCTCGGCCTTCGCGGCGCGGGACTACGCGCAGATGATCTATGATCTCGCGATCCGTCGGGAACTCATCGCCGTCGGCCACGACATCGCCGACCGGGCCGCGCGCATGGATGTCGCGAGCGAACCGCGCGAGCAGATCGTCGAGGCCGAGCAGGTGCTCTACAAACTCGCCGAACAGGGGCAGAGCGACACGGGCTTCCAAAGCTTCCTCAAGGCCGTCACAGACGCCGTGCAGGTCGCCAACGCAGCCTACCAGAGGGATGGGGGGCTCGCAGGCGTCTCCACAGGCCTCATCGACATGGACAAGAAGCTGGGCGGCCTTCACCGGTCGGACCTGCTCATCCTCGCAGGCAGGCCGTCGATGGGAAAGACATCCCTCGCCACCAACATCGCCTACAACATCGCCAAAGCCTACAAGCGCGGCCTGACCCATGACGGTCAGGAAGGTGCGGTGAATGGCGGTGTGGTTGGCTTCTACTCCCTCGAAATGAGTGCCGAGCAGCTCGCCGCGCGGATCCTCTCGGAGGCGGCCGAAATCCCCTCTGAGCAGATCCGTCGCGGCGACATGACCGAAGGCGAATTCCGCCGCTTCGTGGAAGCGGCCAAGCAGCTCGAAAGCTGCCCTCTCTTCATCGATGACACGCCCGCGCTGCCCATCAGCCAGCTCGCCGCGCGCGCCCGCCGCCTCAAGCGGACCCACGGGCTCGACGTGCTCATCGTCGACTATCTCCAGCTCGTGCGACCTGCCTCGGCCAAGGACAGCCGGGTCAACGAGGTCTCCGAGATCACGCAGGGCCTGAAAGCTATCGCCAAAGAACTCGACATCCCCGTGATAGCCCTCTCCCAGCTATCGCGCCAAGTCGAGGCAAGGGACGACAAACGGCCTCAGCTTTCAGACCTGCGTGAATCGGGCTCCATCGAGCAGGACGCCGACGTGGTGATGTTCGTGTTCCGCGAGGAATATTATGCCGAGCGGGAGAAGCCCTCGGACGACAAGCTCGACGCCATGGCCGAATGGCAGGAACGCATGGAGCGGCTCCACGGCAAAGCGGAAGTCATCATCGGCAAGCAGCGCCACGGCCCCATCGGCACCGTAGAATTGAGCTTCGAGGGCCGCTTCACCCGCTTCGGCAATCTCGTGAAGCCCTGGCAGCAGAACGAGCGCGGCGATTTCTAGGGGCAGAGTCTTGCCACTTTACGATGCAGTTCCGGCCAGTTTGGCCATTGCACGCCCCTGATTTTCACTTTTCCGATCTCGGGCCCCTGCGGCCCACGGCCCGCGCCGCCGTAACCAGTTGACGGCGCATCTGGCGAAAGTGACAAGCAGGCATGGCCACCGGCACTCTCACCATCGATCTGGACGCGCTCGTTGCGAACTGGCGGGCGCTCGACGCCAAGTCCCGCGCGGAGACGGGGGCCTGTGTGAAGGCGGACGGCTACGGGCTCGGGGCTGAGCAGGTCTCGACGGCGCTGGCCCGCGCGGGATGTCGTACCTTCTTCGTGGCCGTGGCCGAGGAAGGCGCGGCGCTTCGGAAGGCTTTTGGTGATGGCCCCCGGATCTGCGTTTTCGGCGGGCATATGGAAGGCGATGCGGGCGAGATCGCGGCGCACGATCTCATCCCCATGCTCAATGCCCCCGAGCAACTGAGCCGACATCGGGATGCGCTGCCCGATGCCCCCTTCGGCATCCAGCTCGACAGCGGCATGAACCGCCTGGGCCTCGAGCCAGACGATTGGCGCGATGCGCGTGAGGCCCTCCCCGGAACGCCGGAGATGGTGATCTCCCATCTCGCCTGCGCGGACGAGGCCAGCCACGTTATGAACACGGTACAGCTCGAGGCCTTTCGCGAGATGACGCTCGGCGTGGCAGAGACCCGCTCGCTCGCGGCCACCGGCGGCATCCTTCTGGGCGAGGAGTACCACTTCAACCTGACCCGCCCGGGGATCGGCCTCTACGGCGGCGCGCCCTTCACGGAGGCGGCCCCGGTCGTGCGGCTCTCGCTCCCCGTGATCCAGGTCCGCGACGTGGCCGTGGACGAGACGGTGGGCTACGGCAACATCTGGAAAGCAGATAGACCGAGCCGCATTGCCACGCTGTCCGGCGGCTATGCCGACGGCCTCATCCGGGCTGTGGGACGCGACGCCAGCCTCTATGCCGGCGACAGGGCCTGCCAACTCGTGGGGCGTGTTTCCATGGATCTCATCACGGTCGATGTCACCGATCTGCCCGAGGTACCCGACGCCCTCGATATCCTCTGCCACGCGCAGCGGGTGGATGATCTGGCCACGTCCGCCGGCACCATCGGCTACGAGATCCTGACCTCGCTCGGCGCGCGCTACACGCGCCGCTATATCGGCGGCTAACGCGCCCCTTGCCCAGCGCGCGACCGCGCGGCATGACGGGCCATGGCCAAGACATCCTATGCGTGCAGCGCCTGCGGGGCGGTTCATTCCAAATGGGCAGGGCAATGCGACACCTGCGGCGCGTGGAACACCATCGCCGAAGACCGCGGGCTCTCCGCCGCGGGCCCGGGCAAGAAGACGCTCGGCGCCACCCGCGGGCGCGCGCTTCATCTCTCGGATCTGTCCACGGAAGAAGCGCCCCCGCCCCGCACCGAGGCGGGCGTGGCGGAGCTTGACCGGGTCCTCGGCGGCGGGCTGGTGGAGGCCTCGGCGCTCCTCGTGGGCGGCGATCCGGGCATCGGCAAATCGACCCTCCTTCTGCAGGCGGCAGCGCGCTTCGCACGGAACGGGCTGAAGGTCATCTATATCAGCGGCGAAGAGGCCGCTGCGCAGGTCCGCATGCGTGCAAGCCGCCTCGGTCTCACCGAGAGCCCAGTGCTCCTTGCCTCGGAAACCAATCTTCGCGACATCCTCACGACGCTCGATGCCGAGAAGCCAGACCTCGCCATCATCGACTCGATCCAGACGATGTGGGCCGATCACGTGGATGCGGCGCCGGGCTCGGTCTCACAGGTGCGCTCGGCGGCTCACGAACTCACGAGCTTTGCCAAGCGGAAGGGCATCGCCGTCATCATGGTGGGCCATGTCACGAAGGAGGGCCAAATCGCGGGCCCCCGCGTCGTCGAGCACATGGTCGACACGGTGCTCTACTTCGAGGGCGAGCGCGGGCACCAGTTCCGCCTCTTGCGCGCGGTGAAAAACCGCTTCGGCCCCGCAGACGAGATCGGCGTCTTCGAGATGACCGGCAAGGGCCTCGTGGAGGTGAAAAACCCCTCCGCCCTCTTCCTCTCCCAGCGCGGCACGCCCGCGGCGGGCTCGGTCGTCTTTGCCGGCATCGAGGGCACGCGGCCCGTCCTCTGCGAAATCCAGGCGCTCGTCTCCCCCTCGCCCCATGCCCAGGCAAGGCGCAGCGTGGTGGGCTGGGACGGCGCGCGGCTCGCCATGATCCTCGCCGTGCTCGAGGCGCGCTGCGGCGTGCCCTTTGCCGGGCTCGATGTCTATCTCAACGTGGCGGGTGGCATGCGCATTTCGGAGCCTGCGGCCGACCTCGCCGTGGCCGCGGCCCTCGTCAGTGCACGGGAGGACGCTCCGCTCCCCGAGGACACCGTCCTCTTCGGTGAGATCTCGCTTTCGGGCGCGCTCCGGCCCGTGTCGCAAGCTGAAAATCGGTTGAAAGAAGCTCAGAAACTTGGTTTCACCGCCGCGATCGTGCCACCGCTTTCCAAGCGCATCGCCGATCAGGGCGTAAAGCTCACACAAATGCCCGATTTATCAGGCTTTGTGACCGAAACATTCGGGGCAATGTCCCCATCGAAGGGCAGTTAGATGGACGGCTTCACGCTCATTGACGGCATCGTCGGCGCGCTCATCGTGGTGTCGGCGCTGCTGGCGTATTCCCGCGGCCTGACGCGGGAACTCCTGGCCATCGCGGGCTGGATCGTGGCCGCGATCCTCGGCGTCGTCTTCCTCGAGCAGGCTCAGCCCCTCGTGCGACAGGTGCCCTATGTGGGCGATTTCATCGGCGACAGCTGCGAGCCCTCGGTCGTGATCTCCTTCGGGGCCGTCTTCCTCGTGGCGCTCGTCGTCGTCTCGCTCTTCACCCCGCTTCTGAGCACGCTCGTTCAGCGCTCGCCGCTGGCCAGCGTCGATCAGGGGCTCGGCTTTCTCTTCGGGGTGGCGCGGGGCGTGCTCCTCGTGGCGATTGCCTTTTTCATCTACGACACCGTCATCACCGCGCAGAATATCGACATGATCGACCAGTCGCGCTCTGCGGCCGTCTTCGCCAATTTCTCCGACACGATCCAGGAGCAGGATCCCGAGGCCGCGCTGAGCTGGGTGACCGCGCAATACGACACGGTGATGGCCTCCTGCGATGAGGCCTGAGGCGCGGCCTCACGTCCCGGTGGCGAGGCGCTCCCTGTTCCACGCTGACGGCGCCGGCTCGTCCATTTTCTGCGAGACACGGTCGGAGGCGTCGAGGTCGTCGAGATACTCCGCGCTCACGGAGCCCGTGACGTAGACACCATCGAAGCAGGAGCAATCGAACTGCGCGATCTCGGGGTTGCCCTCCCGCGCGGCCCAGATCAGGTCTTCGAGCTTCTGGTAGAAGAGCGCGTCGCATCCCAGCTCGGCGCGGATGTCCTCGATGGAGCGCCCGTCCGCGATGAGCTCGCGCTTCGTGGGCATGTCGATGCCGTAGACGTTGGGGTATTTGACCGGAGGTGAGGCGGAGGCGACGTAGACCTTGGCGGCCCCGGCCTCACGACACATTTCCACGATCTTCTTGATCGTGTTCCCGCGTACGATCGAGTCGTCGATGAGGAGCACGTTCTTGTCCTTGAACTCTAGCGGAACGGCGTTGAGCTTCCGGCGCACGCTCCGCTGCCTTTGCCCCTGCCCCGGCATGATGAAGGTGCGGCCCACGTAGCGGTTCTTCACCAGCCCCTCGCGGTAGGTGATGCCGGTGATGTTGGCAACCTCGAGCGCCACCGGCCGCGCCGAATCCGGCACCGGGATGATCGCATCGATATCGAGCCCCGAGGCCGCGATCTGGCGCGCCAGCGTCTCACCCATGCGGATCTGCGTCTTGTAGACGGAGATGCCGTCGAGCAGGCTGTCGGGCCGCGCAAGATACACATACTCGAAGATGCAGGGCGTGAGCTGCCCCTCCGCGCATTGGAACGAGTGCATCTGCCCCTCGAGGTCGATCAGGATCGCCTCCCCCGGGCGCAGGTCGCGCAGTTTCGTGAAGCCGTTGATGCCGAAAGCGACGTCCTCGGAGGCGAAGGCATAGTCGGAGCCGAACATGTCGTTCTTGCGCTCGGCCACGCTCAGCGGGCGGATGCCATGGGGGTCGCGGAAGGCGAGCATGCCCACCCCGTCCACGAGCGCGAGGCAGGAATAGGCACCCTGCACGCGCTCCATCGTCATCTTCACTCCCGCGAAGACGGTCTGCTTGGGGTCCGTCGTGCCCATCACCTTGATCGCGTCGCCAATCTTGTCGGCGAGCACGTTGAGAAGGATCTCGCTGTCGCTGTTGGTGCGCAGGTGACGGGAGTATTTCCCCTTCACCTTCTGGCGCTGCTCGGCGGTGTTGGTGATGTTGCCATTGTGGACGAGCGTGATCCCGTAGGGCGCGTTCACGAAAAAGGGCTGCGCCTCGGCGGCACTGAGCGAGCCCGCCGTCGGATAGCGGCAATGCCCGATGCCCACGCGCCCGCGGAGGACCTCGGCATCTTCGGGACGGAAGACATCCTTGACGAGGCCGTTCTCTTTCCTTTCCCGGAAGAACTCGCCGTCATAGGTCACCATACCAGAGGCATCCTGCCCGCGGTGCTGCAGCATGAGGAGGCCATCGTAAAGCTCGGGAAAGACCGGGTCCGATGTGTTCGCGACCCCGAGAATTCCGCACATGCGTTCGCTCCGACTGCGTTGGCTCCGCGCCTCCTACCCCGGCGCAAAGCGAAAATACAGCCACCAAAAGGAGGCTGTGCAACAATCTTGTTACATGCCCCTCGAGCTTGCCGCGAGAAATGGCCCGGTCGCGCCGCAATGACGCAGCGAAAGCGGCCTCTGCCTCTTCAGGACGCAGTTCGATGACGATATCTGCGCCGCGCACAACCAACGAGCAGCAAAATGACGAATGCAGTTGCGGGCCAAGCGGGCAATCTCGCCACGCAAGAGGACGCCCTGCCTCATGGCGGCCTCCGCCTCCTGGGAACCATGGGCAGCGCCAGCGCCCCAGAAGCCCTCCTCCTTCTCGGCAGCGACGTCCTCCGCGTCACGCCAGGAGATACGGCGGGCACGGCCCGCATTCTGGCCATCGAGCCCGGACGCGTCATCGTGGAGCACCGCGGCGCGGCCCGCGCGCTGGCCATGCCGGGCCAGGAGGAAGCGGGTTGACGGCAGCGCCCACCCGCGCGAAGGCACGCTCATGAAGGACCAAGCGGACAATGCGCGCCCGGTCGCACTGATCACCGGTGCCTCCCGCGGGCTCGGGGCAGCCTTAGCCGAGGCGCTGGCGCCCGGGCATCACGTCATCGCCGTGGCCCGCACAATCGGCGCGCTCGAGGAACTCGACGACAGGATCAAGGCGAAGGGCGGCGAGGCAACGCTCGCCCCCATGGACGCCACCGATGCGGGCGCGATGCAGCACCTGTGCCGCTCGATCCATGATAGGTGGGGGCGCGTGGATTTCTGGGCGCACACGGCGATCCATGCCGCGCCGCTCTCTCCGGCCACGATGATCCAGGACAAGGATTGGTCAAAGAGCGTCGAGGCCAATCTCAGCGCCATGCAGCGCCTCGTGGGCTATGTCGCGCCGCTGCTCGGCCGCGAGGGAACAGCGCTCTTTTTGGATGACCCCATGCCCGCCACGGCGTTTTCGGGAAGCTACGGGGCGACTAAAGCGGGCCAGATGGCGCTCGCGAAAGCCTGGCAGGCAGAAACCGTCCGCACCGGGCCGCGGGTGGTCATCGAGACACCGCCGCCCATGCCCACCGCGCTGCGCGCGCGCTTCCATCCCGGCGAGCCGCGCGATGCGCTGGAGCAGCCCGCCGCTGTGGCCGCCGCCCTGCTCTCGCGCGTATTCGCCGCGACCTAGGCGACCTAAGTGACCTGAGAGGCCTACGCCGCCTTTGCTGCCGTCTCTTGAATGCGCTGAACCATGGCCTTGAGGCCGTTCGAGCGCTGGGAGCTCAAATGCTCTGTGAGGTTCAGCCGGCCGAGCTCCGCACGGACATCGACCTTGGCCGCTTCCTCGGGCGTAAGGCCGTTGTAGAGCGCGAGCAGCACCGCGATCAGCCCCTTCACGATCATCGCGTCGCTGTCCCCCTGCAAGCTTAGCGCGCGCCCGCCCCCGTCATGGAGCCAGACCTGGCTCGCGCAGCCCTCGACCTTGGTCGCGGGCACCTTGAGCGCGTCGTCCATCTCGGGCATCGCCCGCCCCAGCTCGATCACGTGGCGATAGCGGTCTTCCCAGTCGTCGAGGAACTCGAACGTCTCTACGATCTCCTCGAAGTCGGCCTGCGCCATGAAATGCTCCTTGAATTCCGCGCCTTTTCAGGCGCTTCCCTTTGAGCTAGGCACATAAGCGTAAGTGCGGGGGAGGCCAACATGGCGCGGCTGATTTGTCTGATGCTCGTGGGCGTCCTTTGCCTGGGCGGTTGTGCACGGATCTCGGAAAGCAGGTTCAACCCGCTCAACATCTTCCGGGGAGACGACACGCCCCGCGCCATCGACCCCGCCACCATCCGCCCGCTCGTGCCCGCCGATCGCGTGGTTCAGAGCGTGGACGCGCGCCCGCTCGTGGCTGCGATATCAGAGCTGGAGGTCACGCCGACGGTGGGCGGCGTCATCGTCCGGGCCCGGGGCACCGCAACGGCCGCCGGCGCCTATTCGGCAGACCTCACGACCGCGCAAGCCAGCGCTGAGGGCATCACGCTCGATTTCCGTGCCTTCCAGGGCCGGGGCCCCGGTGGCGGGCAGGTCACCGTCGCGCGGTTTCTCTCCGATGCGGAGCTCGGCAGCGCGCGCACCGTATCGGTGCGGAGCGCGTCGAACAGCCTGAGCCGCCGCCGCTAACACCGCGGAAATTCCGCACTCAAAGGCTACAGATTAACAAGCTTCACGCGCTCGCCTTTCACAGCGAGCGCCACGGATCCATCGCAGAGACGCATGGCATCCGCGCCGAAGACCTCGTGACGCCAGCCCTTCAGCGCAGCAAGGTCACGCTCCCCCGCGGCAATGGCATCGAGGTCTGACACCGTCGCGATAAGCTTCTGGGCCACGTTCTTCTCGTCCGCTTTCGCCTTCAGAAGCACGCGCAACAGATCGGCGAGCGCCGGGTTCACCTGGAGCTTCTCGCGCGAGCGATCCACTTCCGGGTAATCCTCTGGTCCCATGGCACTGGCCCGCTCCACGGCTGCGAGGATCCCGTCAGCGATCTCGCCTTTCCTCGCCTCGCGCAGGAGCAGGCGTGAGCGGCCCAACTCGTTGATGTTCTTTGGCTTCGTCGAAGCCAGCTCCACGAGCGCATCATCCTTGTAGACCCGGCTCCGCGGCACGTTCTTTGTCTGCGCGTAGCCTTCGCGGAACTCCGCGAGTTCCTTGACGTAGGCCATGAACTTGGCCGACGTCGTCCGCGTTTTCACACGCTTCCAGGCCGTCTCGGGCGCGATCTCGTAGGTGGCGGGGTCGGTGAGGATCGCGAGCTCTTCCTGCACCCAGCGCGCGCGGTCCGTGCGCTCGAGCTCTGCGGCGAGGAACTCGTAGATCACGCGCAAATGCGTGACATCGCCGATGGCGTATTTCTTT from Pseudomonadota bacterium includes:
- a CDS encoding urease subunit gamma, translated to MNLTPREKDKLLVSVAAMVARGRLERGVKLNHPEAIALITDFVVEGARDGRSVADLMEAGAGVIRADQCMEGIAEMIHDVQVEATFPDGTKLVTVHHPIR
- a CDS encoding urease accessory protein UreD produces the protein MFDLPQPSQPRAMQRARGRARVAFRGRRITGLSQAGSGKVMIPACHGAFPEAVFLNTAGGLTGGDSFAFDASIDDGALMLTTQTAERSYASTGADARVDVTLRAGPGATLFWLPQETILFDASALRRRTVIEAAPGARVLALEMLVFGRAAMGERLSSFRLMDRRELHADGLQWLDALALDARLIGKAAGLRDARAIATLLYWGPDAEDIALDLPPGLHASAWGGKCVIRGAFPDLWPLKTALAPVLRQLTGGHLPRVWAV
- the pyrC gene encoding dihydroorotase; this translates as MVQELTIRRPDDWHVHFRDGEMLRGVLPETARHFGRAIVMPNLVPPVLTGQDAASYRKRIMAALPPEMAGFQPLMTLYLTEETDAGDLAAAHAAGIVTAAKLYPAGATTNSASGVRDFDRVRPVLERMAEIGMPLCVHGEVTDPAIDIFDREAVFIDRVLDPIRRAVPALRVIMEHITTSEAVTYVASASANLAATITTHHLIINRNALFKGGIRPHYFCLPIAKRETHRSALVKAATSGDRRFFLGTDSAPHATDAKENACGCAGIFTATNTMSCLAHVFEAAGALDRLEAFTSLNGPHFYGLAPNEATITLEKVAPDYPTRIETGAGPVILFDPEFPLAWRVR
- a CDS encoding orotate phosphoribosyltransferase, which encodes MSFASKEEMARLTARMLLEIGAVNFRPEEPYILASGRPSPSYIDCRKLISFPRIRSTLMDFLVATVMRDAGFEAFDNIAGGETAGIPFAALVAERMALPMTYVRKKPKGYGRGARIEGHMAEGERVLLVEDLTTDGGSKLSFVDAIREAGAECGHTAVIFYYGIFPETEKTLGDHGVNLHHLCTWWDVLAEARAQGAFSAQALEEVEKFLHAPAEWQAARM
- a CDS encoding replicative DNA helicase encodes the protein MNEIATLTGAIQSASADQMPHSIEAEQQLLGAILTNNDLYDRVASVIGPEHFYDPVHARIWETAAARITKNALASPVTLKAFLEDDEGLKELGGPAYLARLAGAAISAFAARDYAQMIYDLAIRRELIAVGHDIADRAARMDVASEPREQIVEAEQVLYKLAEQGQSDTGFQSFLKAVTDAVQVANAAYQRDGGLAGVSTGLIDMDKKLGGLHRSDLLILAGRPSMGKTSLATNIAYNIAKAYKRGLTHDGQEGAVNGGVVGFYSLEMSAEQLAARILSEAAEIPSEQIRRGDMTEGEFRRFVEAAKQLESCPLFIDDTPALPISQLAARARRLKRTHGLDVLIVDYLQLVRPASAKDSRVNEVSEITQGLKAIAKELDIPVIALSQLSRQVEARDDKRPQLSDLRESGSIEQDADVVMFVFREEYYAEREKPSDDKLDAMAEWQERMERLHGKAEVIIGKQRHGPIGTVELSFEGRFTRFGNLVKPWQQNERGDF
- the alr gene encoding alanine racemase — its product is MATGTLTIDLDALVANWRALDAKSRAETGACVKADGYGLGAEQVSTALARAGCRTFFVAVAEEGAALRKAFGDGPRICVFGGHMEGDAGEIAAHDLIPMLNAPEQLSRHRDALPDAPFGIQLDSGMNRLGLEPDDWRDAREALPGTPEMVISHLACADEASHVMNTVQLEAFREMTLGVAETRSLAATGGILLGEEYHFNLTRPGIGLYGGAPFTEAAPVVRLSLPVIQVRDVAVDETVGYGNIWKADRPSRIATLSGGYADGLIRAVGRDASLYAGDRACQLVGRVSMDLITVDVTDLPEVPDALDILCHAQRVDDLATSAGTIGYEILTSLGARYTRRYIGG
- the radA gene encoding DNA repair protein RadA → MAKTSYACSACGAVHSKWAGQCDTCGAWNTIAEDRGLSAAGPGKKTLGATRGRALHLSDLSTEEAPPPRTEAGVAELDRVLGGGLVEASALLVGGDPGIGKSTLLLQAAARFARNGLKVIYISGEEAAAQVRMRASRLGLTESPVLLASETNLRDILTTLDAEKPDLAIIDSIQTMWADHVDAAPGSVSQVRSAAHELTSFAKRKGIAVIMVGHVTKEGQIAGPRVVEHMVDTVLYFEGERGHQFRLLRAVKNRFGPADEIGVFEMTGKGLVEVKNPSALFLSQRGTPAAGSVVFAGIEGTRPVLCEIQALVSPSPHAQARRSVVGWDGARLAMILAVLEARCGVPFAGLDVYLNVAGGMRISEPAADLAVAAALVSAREDAPLPEDTVLFGEISLSGALRPVSQAENRLKEAQKLGFTAAIVPPLSKRIADQGVKLTQMPDLSGFVTETFGAMSPSKGS
- a CDS encoding CvpA family protein, with the protein product MDGFTLIDGIVGALIVVSALLAYSRGLTRELLAIAGWIVAAILGVVFLEQAQPLVRQVPYVGDFIGDSCEPSVVISFGAVFLVALVVVSLFTPLLSTLVQRSPLASVDQGLGFLFGVARGVLLVAIAFFIYDTVITAQNIDMIDQSRSAAVFANFSDTIQEQDPEAALSWVTAQYDTVMASCDEA
- the purF gene encoding amidophosphoribosyltransferase, which encodes MCGILGVANTSDPVFPELYDGLLMLQHRGQDASGMVTYDGEFFRERKENGLVKDVFRPEDAEVLRGRVGIGHCRYPTAGSLSAAEAQPFFVNAPYGITLVHNGNITNTAEQRQKVKGKYSRHLRTNSDSEILLNVLADKIGDAIKVMGTTDPKQTVFAGVKMTMERVQGAYSCLALVDGVGMLAFRDPHGIRPLSVAERKNDMFGSDYAFASEDVAFGINGFTKLRDLRPGEAILIDLEGQMHSFQCAEGQLTPCIFEYVYLARPDSLLDGISVYKTQIRMGETLARQIAASGLDIDAIIPVPDSARPVALEVANITGITYREGLVKNRYVGRTFIMPGQGQRQRSVRRKLNAVPLEFKDKNVLLIDDSIVRGNTIKKIVEMCREAGAAKVYVASASPPVKYPNVYGIDMPTKRELIADGRSIEDIRAELGCDALFYQKLEDLIWAAREGNPEIAQFDCSCFDGVYVTGSVSAEYLDDLDASDRVSQKMDEPAPSAWNRERLATGT